In one Tachysurus vachellii isolate PV-2020 chromosome 24, HZAU_Pvac_v1, whole genome shotgun sequence genomic region, the following are encoded:
- the LOC132839783 gene encoding ubiquitin-conjugating enzyme E2 A-like: MSTPARRRLMRDFKRLQEDPPAGVSGAPSENNIMVWNAVIFGPEGTPFEDGTFKLTVEFTEEYPNKPPTVRFTSKMFHPNVYADGSICLDILQNRWSPTYDVSSILTSIQSLLDEPNPNSPANSQAAQLYQENKREYEKRVSAIVEQSWRDS; encoded by the exons ATGTCCACTCCGGCCCGTAGAAGGCTCATGAGGGATTTTAAAAG ACTTCAAGAGGATCCTCCTGCCGGTGTCAGCGGTGCCCCATCAGAGAATAATATCATGGTGTGGAACGCGGTTATATTTGG ACCAGAGGGCACACCTTTTGAAGATG GTACGTTCAAGTTGACTGTGGAGTTCACTGAAGAATACCCCAATAAACCACCCACTGTTCGATTCACTTCCAAGATGTTTCATCCTAATG TTTATGCAGATGGAAGCATATGTCTCGATATTCTGCAAAATCGCTGGAGTCCGACTTATGATGTTTCATCAATTCTCACCTCAATTCAG TCTTTGCTTGATGAACCCAATCCCAACAGTCCAGCCAACAGTCAAGCAGCCCAGCTCTACCAGGAGAACAAACGCGAGTACGAGAAACGTGTATCGGCCATCGTCGAGCAGAGCTGGAGGGACAGTTGA
- the ankrd10a gene encoding ankyrin repeat domain-containing protein 10a, translating to MSVGIELGFSNDEVLNTRFPLHRACRDGDVRALCSLLQRPSDRAQLQAEDSFYGWTPIHWAAHFGKLECVLRLVQVGCEVNAVTTRFSQTPAHIAAFGGHPECLVWLLQAGADINRQDYMGEAPIHKAARAGSMECINTLLFSGAKPELRNANGLTAADLARAQGFQDCSQLLSNAENQLKHLNGFGLNGTDLTHIQGRSLLNGVTNRKRLHDCSEANHVKKARIDCIDFHVKPVSAMEEDIESMHVESAPDNQSDGTIEIAKGLSNGHAQQKSFDTNGHCHPHQLDALELGSNMCGSLHLSGSPSSYMSHRPLWATVSSDFSDHLHYGHYHGFGDTAEDLEDTGSRHEHITTVKLEQHYNQEVLNAMQLFHGS from the exons ATGTCGGTGGGCATCGAGTTGGGCTTTTCTAACGACGAGGTGCTGAACACGCGCTTCCCGTTACACCGCGCGTGCAGGGACGGAGACGTGCGCGCGCTGTGCTCCCTGCTGCAGCGCCCCAGCGACCGAGCACAACTCCAGGCGGAGGACTCCTTCTACGGCTGGACTCCCATTCACTGGGCGGCACACTTCGGAAAG CTGGAGTGTGTATTGCGGTTGGTACAGGTGGGCTGTGAGGTGAATGCTGTGACAACGCGCTTTTCACAGACTCCGGCACATATTGCTGCATTTGGTGGACACCCAGAGTGCCTTGTTTGGCTCCTGCAGGCTGGTGCTGATATCAACAGACAG GATTATATGGGTGAAGCCCCTATCCATAAAGCTGCAAGGGCAGGTAGCATGGAGTGTATCAATACCCTGTTGTTTTCAGGTGCAAAACCAGA ATTAAGGAACGCAAACGGATTGACTGCGGCCGACCTGGCCCGTGCACAAGGCTTCCAGGACTGTTCTCAGCTCCTCTCCAATGCAGAAAATCAACTCAAGCACCTAAATGGGTTTGGCCTTAATGGAACTGACCTCACCCACATCCAGGGGCGGAGTCTTCTTAATGGGGTAACCAATAGGAAGAGGCTCCATGATTGCTCAGAGGCTAATCATGTCAAGAAAGCAAGAATCGATT GCATAGATTTTCATGTGAAGCCTGTCAGTGCGATGGAGGAGGATATTGAAAGTATGCATGTAGAATCTGCCCCAGACAACCAATCAG ATGGCACCATAGAAATAGCCAAAGGCTTAAGCAATGGCCATGCACAACAGAAGAGTTTTGACACAAACGGCCATTGCCACCCACACCAGCTTGATGCACTTGAGCTGGGCAGCAACATGTGCGGCTCACTGCACCTCAGCGGCAGCCCCAGCAGCTACATGTCTCACAGGCCTTTGTGGGCCACGGTCTCATCAGACTTCAGCGATCATCTGCACTATGGCCACTACCATGGCTTTGGAGACACTGCTGAAGACCTAGAGGACACTGGAAGTCGCCATGAGCACATAACGACTGTGAAGCTTGAGCAGCACTACAACCAAGAGGTGTTAAATGCCATGCAGCTGTTTCATGGATCATGA